TATGAGCTGATGCTGCCACTACTTGCACTGATCGTCGGCCTCGGAGTCCTGATGATCTTCATCGGCCTCGCGCGGACGCCCTCCACCAACACGGCGGAGATGGTGCAGCAGCGCCTCCAGGTGTACGGCGGCGAGAAACCGCTCACCCTGGAGGAGGTCGAGCTGCAGCGGCCTTTCAGTGAGCGTTTCCTGCGCCCGGCGATCGAGCGCCTGGGCACCATGCTGTCGCGCTCCACGCCGCAGAAGGCACGTCAGGACCTGATGAACCGGCTGGACCTGGCGGGCCGGCCCGGCAACCTCACGCCGGAGGACTTCGGCGCCGTGCGCATCGTCGCGGCCGCGGTCCTGGCCGCGCTCGGCCTGCTGCTCGGATTGCTGATGCACAACCCCGTGTCTGTCGTCATCTCGCTCGCGGTCGGGGCGGTCCTCGGCTACTACGCCCCCGTGATGTGGTTGAAGCAGAAAGTCGACGCGAGGCGTTCGGAGATCCAGAAGGGCCTGCCGGACGCCATGGACCTGCTCGTGATCGCGGTCGACGCCGGGCTCGGTTTCGACGCCGCCCTGGCGCGCGTCACTGACAAGTACAAGAACGCGCTCTCCGACGAGTTCGCCAAGGTGCTGCGCGAGGTGAGCCTGGGGCGCCCGCGCCTCGAGGCCATGGACGAGATGGGCCGGAGCAGC
Above is a window of bacterium DNA encoding:
- a CDS encoding type II secretion system F family protein, yielding MLPLLALIVGLGVLMIFIGLARTPSTNTAEMVQQRLQVYGGEKPLTLEEVELQRPFSERFLRPAIERLGTMLSRSTPQKARQDLMNRLDLAGRPGNLTPEDFGAVRIVAAAVLAALGLLLGLLMHNPVSVVISLAVGAVLGYYAPVMWLKQKVDARRSEIQKGLPDAMDLLVIAVDAGLGFDAALARVTDKYKNALSDEFAKVLREVSLGRPRLEAMDEMGRSSGVEDLHNFIQAIIQSEQFGTGIGKILRLQADEMRRKRRQRAQEKAAQATLKMMLPMVGCIFPTLWIVLLGPAALILMAPRS